A DNA window from Impatiens glandulifera chromosome 7, dImpGla2.1, whole genome shotgun sequence contains the following coding sequences:
- the LOC124946048 gene encoding NDR1/HIN1-like protein 6, producing MTDRVYPSKPNAAATTTNAPAPTKTQIYKPNPNPHPYRPVNHQTTANRRRRGRRGCFCLCCFWSILILTILLFLIAIASCVFYLLYTPNRPSFTINSLRISRFNLTTSTADDTTHLAAAFNLTISAKNRNKKISFFYDHISITAETSKNEVVLANASFPNFNSNPRNTTVIRSFLATSSEIVDSDSVASLKSDLKKKTGIPIKIVVDTGLVVKMDNIKSKRILIRVTCDGIHGVIPKGKPPAMGVVASTAGSKCKVNVRIKIWKWTF from the coding sequence ATGACTGACAGAGTCTACCCATCCAAGCCCAACGCCGCCGCGACCACCACAAACGCTCCGGCGCCGACCAAAACCCAAATCTACAAACCCAATCCCAATCCCCATCCATATCGCCCAGTTAATCATCAAACCACCGCCAATCGCCGTCGCCGCGGCCGTCGCGGATGTTTCTGTCTCTGTTGTTTCTGGTCCATCCTCATCCTAACAATCCTCCTATTCCTAATCGCAATCGCTTCTTGCGTTTTCTACCTTCTCTACACACCCAATCGCCCCTCTTTCACAATCAATTCTCTCCGAATCTCGCGTTTTAATCTCACCACCTCAACCGCCGACGACACAACCCACCTCGCCGCCGCCTTCAATTTAACAATATCAGCCAAAAATCGAAACAAGAAGATTTCATTCTTCTACGATCACATATCGATTACTGCTGAAACATCCAAGAACGAGGTCGTACTAGCGAACGCTTCCTTCCCCAACTTCAACAGTAACCCTAGGAACACAACGGTTATAAGATCCTTTCTTGCAACCTCGTCTGAAATCGTGGATTCTGATTCTGTTGCGTCGTTGAAGTCCGATCTGAAGAAGAAAACTGGGATTCCTATTAAAATTGTGGTGGATACTGGGTTAGTGGTGAAAATGGATAATATTAAGAGTAAGAGAATCTTGATTAGAGTTACCTGCGATGGGATCCATGGAGTAATTCCCAAAGGAAAGCCGCCGGCGATGGGTGTCGTTGCTTCGACGGCGGGTTCCAAGTGTAAGGTTAATGTTCGGATCAAGATCTGGAAATGGACTTTCTGA